TGCCATTTTGGTTGTTTTTGTTAATGCCAGTAACTATTTGGAAATAAGAGGCGATTTCCTTCACTTAAAACAAACTAACTAACAAAATTCATGTATAATATTGATCATGATGGAGAATAAAATGCCACACACACCATCGGTGGCATCATATCTATTTCCTTAATATGGTTCTgattaaaacaaaattattttgcACTACATTagtttcccccttgttttctCATTTATTTCTTGTACATGGCTGTGAACTAGTTTAAGCTGACTAGCAATATGTTTACAATGCAGctaaaggaaagagaaaacagaCTGAAGGAGATAGTGATGATATAACTGGATGGCGGAAGAAACAGCTAGATGAAGACCGCGCAAAGAAACTTCGTCAAGGACAAGGCCGTGATGAGCAGGATGGCCAGTATAAGAATGGCCAAGCTGGCGAAGGAGAATCTTATGGTTCCTTAGGAAAAGATGGATCtttgggaagaggaggagccaaCAGAGATGGGAAGATGGGACAGTTTGCTGGGGTGGGGACAGACATGGGAGGAGGGCATGAGTTCTCTGGATTTGCTGGTGGTAGTAGTGAACATATGGGACATACTGGAAATGGTGCTGGTGGAGGAATGGGTGGTTTGGGTGGCATGGGTTCACTGCATGGTAAAGATGCTATGTTAGGTGGCACAGGAACTGGATCTGGAGGTGCAGGTGGACTGCAAACTTCAGGTGGTTCCACACTTAATGGAGCAAGTGGGCCAGGAGCTGGGtttggtggtgctggtggagtaGGTGGCCTCTATGGCAAGGATGGGATGGTAGGTGGAGCTGGTGCTGGTGGAGTAGGTGGACTCTACGGCAAGGATGGGATGCTAGGTGGAGCTGGTGCTGGGGGAGCTGGCAGTGCTGGCAGAGAAGGTGGACTTTATGGTAAGGATGGCATGCTTGGTGgaggtggtggtgctggtggagtaGGGGGACTTTATGGCAAGGATGGGATGCTAGGGGGAGCTGGTGCTGGTGGAGTAGGTGGACTCTACGGCAAGGATGGGATGCTAGGTGGAGCTGGTGCTGGGGGAGCTGGCGGTGCTGGGGGAGTAGGTGGACTTTATGGGAAGGATGGTATGTTAGGTGgagctggtggtgctggtggagcAGGTGGACTCTACGGCAAGGATGGGATGCTAGGTGGAGCTGGTGCTGGTGGAGCAGGTGGACTCTATGGCAAGGATGGGATGctagctggagctggagctgggggAGCTGGTGGTGCTGGTGTAGGTGGATTTTATGGTAAGGATGGTATGTTAggtggtgctggtgctggtggagctggtggtgctggtggacTTCATGGCAAGGATGGGGTGCTAGGTggagctggggctggtggagctGGTTGTCCTGGTGGATTTGGGGGACATTATGGCCAGGATGGTATGTTAGGTGGTGCTGGTGGACCTGGCAGTGCTGGTGGAGTAGGTGGACTTTATGGGAAGGATGGTATGTTAGGTGgagctggtggtgctggtggagcAGGTGGACTCTACGGCAAGGATGGGATGCTAGGTGGAGCTGGTGCTGGTGGAGCAGGTGGACTCTATGGCAAGGATGGGATGctagctggagctggagctgggggAGCTGGTGGTGCTGGTGTAGGTGGATTTTATGGTAAGGATGGTATGTTAggtggtgctggtgctggtggagctggtggtgctggtggacTTCATGGCAAGGATGGGGTGCTAGGTggagctggggctggtggagctGGTTGTCCTGGTGGATTTGGGGGACATTATGGCCAGGATGGTATGTTAGGTGGTGCTGGTGGACCTGGCAGTGCTGGTGGAGTAGGTGGACTTTATGGTAAGGATGGTATGTTAGGTGGAGCTGgtgctggtggtgctggtggatTTGGGGGACTTTATGGCAAGGATGGTATGTTAGGTGGAGCTGGTGCTGGTGGAGCCACCGGTGCTGGTGGAGTAGGGGGACTTTATGGCAAGGATGGGATGCTAGGTGGAGCTGGTGCTGGTGGAcctggtggtgctggtggagtaGGGGGAACTTATGGTAAGGATGGTATGTTAGGTGGAGCTGGCACTGAGGGTGCTGGTGGAGTGGGTGGACTTTACGGGAAAGATGGTTTTCTAGGTGGAGCTGGTGGACTTGATGGTGCTGGTGGAGTAGGTGGACTTTGTGGCAAAGACGGTCTGCCAATTGGAGCTGGTCAActtggtggtgctggtggagtaGGTGGACTGTATGGGAAGGATGGTTTCTTAGGcagtggtggtgctggtggaatgggtggtgctggtggtgtAGGAGGTCCTTATGGTAAGGATGGAATGCTAGGCAGAACTGGACCTGACGGAcctggtggtgctggtggagtaGGTGGACTCTACGGCAAGGATGGGATGCTAGGTGGAGCTGGAGCTGGCGGACCTGGTGGGATTGGTGGAGTAGGTGGAGTAGGTGGTGCTGGTGGAGTAGGTGGACTTTATGGCCAGGATGGTATGTTAGCTGGTGCTGGTGGACCTGGTGGTGCAGGTGGAATAGGGGGACTTTATGGCAAGGATGGAATGCTAGGTGGAGCTGGTGCTGGTGGAcctggtggtgctggtggagtaGGGGGACTTTATGGGAAGGATGGAATGCTAGGTGGAGCTGGTGCTGGTGGAcctggtggtgctggtggagtaGGGGGACTTTATGGGAAGGATGGAATGCTAGGTGGAGCTGGTGCTGGCAGAGTAGGTGGTGCTGGTGGAGTAGGGGGACTTTATGGGAAGGATGGAATGCTAGGTGGAGCTGGTGCTGGTGGAcctggtggtgctggtggagtaGGGGGACTTTATGGGAAGGATGGAATGCTAGGTGGAGCTGGTATTGGCGGACCTGGTGGTACTGGTGGAGTAGGTGGACTTTATGGCAAGGATGGAATGCTAGATGGAGCTGGTGCTGGCGGAcctggtggtgctggtggagtaGGGGGACTTTATGGCAAGGATGGTGTGTTAGGTGGAGCTGGTGCTGGTGGAGTAGGGGGACTTTATGGTAAGGATGGTGTTTTAGGTGgagctggtgctggtgctggtgctggtgctggcgGACCTGGTGGTACTGGTGGAGTAGGGGGACTATATGGTCAGGATGGTGTGTTAGGTGGAGCTGGTGCTGGTGGACTTGGTGGTACTGGTGGAGTAGGTGGACTTTATGATAAGGATGGTGTTTTAGGTGGAGCTGGTGCTGGTGGAcctggtggtgctggtggagtaGGTGGACTTCATGGCAAGGATGGTATGTTAGCTGGAACTGCTGCTGGCGGAcctggtggtgctggtggagcTGGCGGTGCTGGTGGAGTAGGTGGACTCTATGGCAAGGATGGGATGCTAGGTGGAGCCGGTGCTGGGGTAACTGGCGGTGCTGGGGGAGTAGGTGGACTTTATGGTCAGGATGGTGTGTTAGGTGgagctggtggtgctggtggagtaGGTGGACTCTACGGCAAGGATGGGGTGCTAAGTGGAGCTGGTGCTGGGGGAGCCGGCAGTGCTGGGGGAGTAGGTGGACTTTATGGTAAGGATGGTATGttagctggagctggagctggagctggagctggcgGACCTGGCGGTGCTGGTGGGgttggtggtgctggtggagtaGGGGGACTTTATGGCAAGGATGGGATGCTAGGTGGAGCTGGTGCTGGCGGActtggtggtgctggtggtgctggtggagtaGGTGGACTTTATGGCAAGGATGGTATGTTAGGTGGAGCTGGTGCTGGCGGACCTGGTGGTGCTGGCGGCATTGGTGGGCTCTATGGTAAGGATGGAATGCCAAGTCGACCAGGCATTGGTGGACTTGGTGGTGCTGGTGGCACAGACAGGCTGCTTGACAGTACTGGTGTTTCTGGTGCAGAAGGTATGAGAGGTCATCATGGTAAGGATGGTGTGCTTCCTGGGGTTGGTGGTGTTGGGTTAAGAGGTGTAGGGAGCACCGGTGACCTTTATGGTCAGGCAAGTACTTTACATGGAACTGAGGGTGGTGGTGCTGGCACTGAATTAGGAGGCATGGGTGGCATGATGGATCGAACTGGCGGAGCTGGCACCAAGTATGGTGTATCAGGTGAGGGTTATGGTGAAGGAGGGATAGGTAAGGATGGCAGGGTTAGTGGAACTGGTGCTGGTGGTCTTAGTGGTGAAGGATGGTTGGATGGTAGGGATGGTAGGCTAGGTGGATTTGGTGTTGGTCCAGGAGTTAGAGGTGTTGATGGATCCCTGTATGAGAATATGTCAGGCATTCCTGGTGAAGAGTTCCTAGGCTATGGACAGTCTTCTGGCCTTTCTGACGCTGGAACCCATGCTGGTGACAGAAGAAGACAGCTGTCTAACTTAGATGCCAGTCAACTTACTTCATCTGATATTTCAAGAACCAGGGacaggaaagggagaggaggaagtcTTCTTGAAGAGGATGTGAGaggtatttatatatttatgaacacagtaagcccacaacttttgCTCACTTCTTTTTTTTACGTGACCACAACCTTATGCAGGAGatcaaaaatatatatgtaaattgGAAAAATGTGGGGGGAATTCAAatacgcttttttaaaaaattcagaaaaaagCAAGAGAGCAGGGAACAACAGTTGGCAATCCCATCAGCCTTTGTACTCACCCTGGGAGAGTGTTTGAGCGTCTTTAGAGAGTTGGAGTTAGAGAACCAGATAATGAGATAGGGCACAGAGAGCAAGCAAATGTGGTCTGAGAGTGAGTGGAGGGTCATCTGAGAATTCCTGGCTTTATGTGTTTTTGCCGGACCTTcatgtaagttgcaggcttactgtaattTATTGTGTccctgtttcatttatttgtgtttataacatttctcatgtttttaaagatgttttcTTTAATAGTCTCTTCTATCTCTTTTGTTTGCACAGAATCACATCCCCGTTTCAACCAAGGGTTATTTGACCTCCATGCACCAAAAGGAAAACCAGCTGTGTTAACTTGCAGCCTCAACAATGACCAGCTTGAGGGAACTTGGTTTAAAGATGGGTTCAAGGTAACTTGAAAGCAGTAAACTTCTCAAGAATGTATTTTTAGTCTTATACTCATCTTTTTCACTTTAATTTTTTATCTTGAAATAAAGCTTCCATAATGCAGACAACAAGCAGGAGGAACACAATGCCTAACTTTGCCTCTTGTTGTTATCAACCAAAGATGGGTCATGTCTAAAACCAGTTTAGAAAAAAATAGCTGACTttatgactctctctctctctgtttgctgTAATGGTCCATGTAATTTCTGAGAGAGAATATTTCTTTACCTTCTGTCTACCTCCCCACAAGATAACAGGCCAGGATGGAATCTCCATTGAGAAGGAGGGCCCAGTCCACAAACTATTAATAGATGAAGTACAAGATAGCCATGCTGGAAAATACAAATTCGAAGCTGGAGGAGTCCGAACAGAAGCATCTATTTTTGTTGAAGGCAAGTCTAATCAAGCCTAGTAGAGAAAATGGTGCTAAAATTGCTACTGGTTGAATTATGCTCTTAGTATTATATGATTTTGTGGGACATATAGTGCTGGAAAACATGATGAAGTGTCTGAATTAACAATCCACATAAACCAGATCTCATTGTctcaaaagcagagagagagaaccttgGTCATTTCAGAATGGCTCTGCTAAACTAATCCTCCCCAGTTGCTTTGATTGCGAATTACCCTTCCTCCTTACTTCCCTACAGTGGCTCTCTATCACATCTAGTTCTTCCCCTTTTTCTCCCATGACTTTTCCATCATTTCTATGGCACTTCTTCCCATGCCACCTGCTGTCCAAATGTttactttcccttccttttttatttctctttccctcATTGACCTCTGTACCTTCTTCCACATTGTTGTACAGCACTTGCAGCAGCTCTGTAATCTTGACTCACTTAGATACCTTCTGAGAATTCATATTTTtaacacttaaaaataataatcagactaGGCTCATTGCTTGCTATTCCTCTGTTTCTTTACTCCCTACATTACAGTTGCAGTGCTGCCTGCTACCTTAGCTACCACTTAGCTTCTGAccctgttccccatccctgggatctattacagtttgtttgtatGTCCTCTGTGTGAAGACTGCATCACTTGTACTAAGCACACTATCagcagtaaaacatcaaatactTGCATTAGTGACAAATGACTTTCGTTGTCAGTAAGTTTTCAGTGAGGTGCACTTTGAAAGAGTAAGAATTCTGTGAATTCTgaggtagtggttaagagtggtagacttgtaatttggcgaaccgggttcgcatctccgctcctccacatgcagctgctgggtgaccttgggccagtcacacttctttgaagtctctcagccccactcacctcacagagtgtttgttgtgggggaggaagggaaaggagaatgttagccactttgagactccttcgggtagtgataaagtgggatatgaaatccaaactcttcttcttcttcttcattggcaAAATATTAGGCGTCACTATTTCCTGTGGGCTCGTGGGttatttaaaagaataataaGCGCAGAGCATCCATATTTTGGGGCTAGTTCATATACCTCTTATTTCTatgtgcagaccctccaaatgttgactCTGCTCTTCTGGAAAAACTGAAGAAGGAACCTATAGTAGTAAAGGCAGGAAAGAATGCCATAGTGAAGATCCCATTTGAAGGCCGGAAGCCAGTCAGATCAACTTGGCTAAAGGATGAAGGAGAACTTCTGGATGATGCCAGGATCAGCACTGACTATTCAGACAACTTCACCCGACTCTCCATATCCAGTGCTAATCGGAAGGACTGTGGTGATTATAAAGTGAAACTGAAGAATGAGAGTGGAAGCACTGAAGCTACTCTCAAGCTGGTAGTTCTAGGTGAGAGACCCCAAGTATTTTAGCGATGAGGCATAAGACAACTTTATGGGGGCCTTTAAGGCCTGCATGTGGTGTCACACATTTGGAAGCTGAAGCATAGAGAGCATATTTtttggtaaagataaagggacccctgaccattaggtccagtcgcagacgactctggggttgtggcacacatcttgctttactggccaagggagccggcatacagtttccgggtcatgtggccagcatgacaaagccacttctggcgaaccagagcagtgcacggaaacaccatttaccttcccaccggaacggcacctattaatctacttgcactttgatgtggtttcgaactgctaggttgtcaggagctgggactgagcaatgggagctcaccccatcacggggattcgaaccgctgaccttctgatcggcaagccctaggctctgtagtttagaccacagcaccacccgcatccctatttatTGGTACATTGTGTCTATAAGCAGGTAGTTGCAGCGCAGGGCATGCACCAATTTTGATTAAGGttgaagacagacagacagacacagagagagagagagagagagagagagaggttgctcATAGCACAGAAAGTGCCTTTTGATAATAATGCTTGTCTCTAGCATatcagaaaataaaacatttttgccCCTCCCTGCTTGCTCTCTTACTTGATTATTACTGCTGCCTCCTCCTGTTGGAAATCACAGTGCCTACTGCAGGTTCGTTGAGATGGAAGCAGCCCAGCATCCTCCCATTCAAGCACCATGGCTGCAGAGCACTCCATTTCCCATGTGAAACCAGAAGTGGTAGCAGCAGTAATGTGTGGACAGGGACAAGAACGATATATTAACATTAGTATGCTACTGATAAATAGTATAAGAAAAAGTGCTGACAGATCATTTTTCTAGCactgcataagaagagccttgctggatcagatttGTTATCccacttcccacagtggccagctagcGTCAGGTacctctgggaagctcagaagcaggacatgagggcAATAACCCTCTCCTACTTTTgtttcccaggaactggtattcagaggcatgctaccTATCATCCCGGAAGTAAGATATAGCCATCACACAAACTAGAAGTCATTGTGAGCTCTCTTTTGATATTGCATCTGTCTCAACCTAAAACTTCTATCCACAAAACGTGAATCCTTGCATTTATCTTGTCCACTTAACTCAAAAGATATGGCAACCATGCCAATACCAAGCAGACACAAAAGACCTTTTTCCATAAGCTCTGTTTTGCTCCTCCATGCAGATAAGCCTCAACCACCAATGGGACCCATCGAAGTTGTGGACTGCTCCACAAATAGTATAACTATCCAGTGGAAGCCCCCCAAAGACGATGGTGGCAAACCAATCCAGAGTTATATTATTGAGAGGCAGCAGGTTGGCAGAAagacctgggtgaccttgggtaaGACCGATGGAAGCAGCACTGTCTTCACCACCAACAAAGTGGAACATG
The Podarcis raffonei isolate rPodRaf1 chromosome 6, rPodRaf1.pri, whole genome shotgun sequence DNA segment above includes these coding regions:
- the IGFN1 gene encoding immunoglobulin-like and fibronectin type III domain-containing protein 1 isoform X3: MAGRRGVKTLKRSAVPGVTITQFVEDIPKGCSTPDFERKPITLTLQEGKNAIFRAVVKGEPQPEVFWKRNNEAVDDPQKYQISFSPATNEFILQVNKITADDADLYRCTAVNEYGEATCTAGLKIIQVGFKKKAKPTSSAPQTDLKKELQDFRKTLKKRTPSSAPKKEMDMEQIWQLLLNADKKDYEKICLKYGIVDFRGMLRKLQEMKKEREDKQAQYLLNLRNLRHVRVNEVQGNASFDLEMELKNPESRIYLYKDGQMINFGFDSENTKHCLRQVGKKYNFIINDLQPEDAGVYQIKVEDVDVFSTELEAESIPVSFRYPLGEVRCHEQGNAVFQCTLYEPCSNATWLHRDRILESNDKYEISVSEDGLTHRLIIKNTQASDKGTYTIDIGDRSSSAWLEVESKGKRKQTEGDSDDITGWRKKQLDEDRAKKLRQGQGRDEQDGQYKNGQAGEGESYGSLGKDGSLGRGGANRDGKMGQFAGVGTDMGGGHEFSGFAGGSSEHMGHTGNGAGGGMGGLGGMGSLHGKDAMLGGTGTGSGGAGGLQTSGGSTLNGASGPGAGFGGAGGVGGLYGKDGMVGGAGAGGVGGLYGKDGMLGGAGAGGAGSAGREGGLYGKDGMLGGGGGAGGVGGLYGKDGMLGGAGAGGVGGLYGKDGMLGGAGAGGAGGAGGVGGLYGKDGMLGGAGGAGGAGGLYGKDGMLGGAGAGGAGGLYGKDGMLAGAGAGGAGGAGVGGFYGKDGMLGGAGAGGAGAGGAGGAGGLYGKDGMLGGAGAGGAGGLYGKDGMLAGAGAGGAGGAGVGGFYGKDGMLGGAGAGGAGGAGAGGAGGFGGLYGKDGMLGGAGAGGATGAGGVGGLYGKDGMLGGAGAGGPGGAGGVGGTYGKDGMLGGAGTEGAGGVGGLYGKDGFLGGAGGLDGAGGVGGLCGKDGLPIGAGQLGGAGGVGGLYGKDGFLGSGGAGGMGGAGGVGGPYGKDGMLGRTGPDGPGGAGGVGGLYGKDGMLGGAGAGGPGGIGGVGGVGGAGGVGGLYGKDGMLGGAGAGGPGGAGGVGGLYGKDGMLGGAGAGGPGGAGGVGGLYGKDGMLGGAGAGRVGGAGGVGGLYGKDGMLGGAGAGGPGGAGGVGGLYGKDGMLGGAGIGGPGGTGGVGGLYGKDGMLDGAGAGGPGGAGGVGGLYGKDGVLGGAGAGGVGGLYGKDGVLGGAGAGAGAGAGGPGGTGGVGGLYGQDGVLGGAGAGGLGGTGGVGGLYDKDGVLGGAGAGGPGGAGGVGGLHGKDGMLAGTAAGGPGGAGGAGGAGGVGGLYGKDGMLGGAGGAGGVGGLYGKDGVLTGAGAGAGGPGGAGGVGGAGGVGGLYGKDGMLGGAGAGGLGGAGGAGGVGGLYGKDGMLGGAGAGGPGGAGGIGGLYGKDGMPSRPGIGGLGGAGGTDRLLDSTGVSGAEGMRGHHGKDGVLPGVGGVGLRGVGSTGDLYGQASTLHGTEGGGAGTELGGMGGMMDRTGGAGTKYGVSGEGYGEGGIGKDGRVSGTGAGGLSGEGWLDGRDGRLGGFGVGPGVRGVDGSLYENMSGIPGEEFLGYGQSSGLSDAGTHAGDRRRQLSNLDASQLTSSDISRTRDRKGRGGSLLEEDVRESHPRFNQGLFDLHAPKGKPAVLTCSLNNDQLEGTWFKDGFKITGQDGISIEKEGPVHKLLIDEVQDSHAGKYKFEAGGVRTEASIFVEDPPNVDSALLEKLKKEPIVVKAGKNAIVKIPFEGRKPVRSTWLKDEGELLDDARISTDYSDNFTRLSISSANRKDCGDYKVKLKNESGSTEATLKLVVLDKPQPPMGPIEVVDCSTNSITIQWKPPKDDGGKPIQSYIIERQQVGRKTWVTLGKTDGSSTVFTTNKVEHDKSYYFKVRAVNAEGTSEALESDEVMAATKAFPGPPAPPKIVSTSKGAVTLSWAAPHKTGNSRILGYRIEKCKKGSNSWTPVTDVPITDRKYTVTDLKEGLLYEFRVAAINAAGAGDVSAPSEAAFARDPMKPPGAVRDLKVISTDYCSISLSWTKPEAEEESHAKGYIIEMRHTDTLKWTQCNSLPIPITTYTVRGLKAREMYFLRVRAVNDGGFGEPVELDTCVQAVPPTVPPKLLVKDTTKSFMIVKAGDAIRVRIPFEASPPLEVVWLKDGLTLPAKATIATREGLSQLIIPGADFSDSGHYSITLQTERGNKETFSFLVQVLDVPESPGPIQLIEKVPDTVTLIWEPSPTEKREGTLNYMVMRRDSYKGSWQLVSDLIYTNKCTVSNFVPGREYYFRVQAKNCMGISEPSETVQPWIIHREKGKFAVRSPKYKGVNQSQPPRFLVPLKPHVVTLGFDCHMSCAVTGYPVPQVMWYKDGKNISQDPTFFSKNDFGVCSLVILGVTASDGGQYKVVAINELGQAVSKAEVTIKEPAF
- the IGFN1 gene encoding immunoglobulin-like and fibronectin type III domain-containing protein 1 isoform X13, encoding MAGRRGVKTLKRSAVPGVTITQFVEDIPKGCSTPDFERKPITLTLQEGKNAIFRAVVKGEPQPEVFWKRNNEAVDDPQKYQISFSPATNEFILQVNKITADDADLYRCTAVNEYGEATCTAGLKIIQVGFKKKAKPTSSAPQTDLKKELQDFRKTLKKRTPSSAPKKEMDMEQIWQLLLNADKKDYEKICLKYGIVDFRGMLRKLQEMKKEREDKQAQYLLNLRNLRHVRVNEVQGNASFDLEMELKNPESRIYLYKDGQMINFGFDSENTKHCLRQVGKKYNFIINDLQPEDAGVYQIKVEDVDVFSTELEAESIPVSFRYPLGEVRCHEQGNAVFQCTLYEPCSNATWLHRDRILESNDKYEISVSEDGLTHRLIIKNTQASDKGTYTIDIGDRSSSAWLEVESKGKRKQTEGDSDDITGWRKKQLDEDRAKKLRQGQGRDEQDGQYKNGQAGEGESYGSLGKDGSLGRGGANRDGKMGQFAGVGTDMGGGHEFSGFAGGSSEHMGHTGNGAGGGMGGLGGMGSLHGKDAMLGGTGTGSGGAGGLQTSGGSTLNGASGPGAGFGGAGGVGGLYGKDGMVGGAGAGGVGGLYGKDGMLGGAGAGGAGSAGREGGLYGKDGMLGGGGGAGGVGGLYGKDGMLGGAGAGGVGGLYGKDGMLGGAGAGGAGGAGGVGGLYGKDGMLGGAGGAGGAGGLYGKDGMLGGAGAGGAGGLYGKDGMLAGAGAGGAGGAGVGGFYGKDGMLGGAGAGGAGGAGGAGGAGGAGGLYGKDGMLGGAGAGGAGGLYGKDGMLAGAGAGGAGGAGVGGFYGKDGMLGGAGAGGAGGAGAGGAGGFGGLYGKDGMLGGAGAGGATGAGGVGGLYGKDGMLGGAGTEGAGGVGGLYGKDGFLGGAGGLDGAGGVGGLCGKDGLPIGAGQLGGAGGVGGLYGKDGFLGSGGAGGMGGAGGVGGPYGKDGMLGRTGPDGPGGAGGVGGLYGKDGMLGGAGAGGPGGIGGVGGVGGAGGVGGLYGKDGMLGGAGAGGPGGAGGVGGLYGKDGMLGGAGAGGPGGAGGVGGLYGKDGMLGGAGAGRVGGAGGVGGLYGKDGMLGGAGAGGPGGAGGVGGLYGKDGMLGGAGIGGPGGTGGVGGLYGKDGMLDGAGAGGPGGAGGVGGLYGKDGVLGGAGAGGVGGLYGKDGVLGGAGAGAGAGAGGPGGTGGVGGLYGQDGVLGGAGAGGLGGTGGVGGLYDKDGVLGGAGAGGPGGAGGVGGLHGKDGMLAGTAAGGPGGAGGAGGAGGVGGLYGKDGMLGGAGGAGGVGGLYGKDGVLTGAGAGAGGPGGAGGVGGAGGVGGLYGKDGMLGGAGAGGLGGAGGAGGVGGLYGKDGMLGGAGAGGPGGAGGIGGLYGKDGMPSRPGIGGLGGAGGTDRLLDSTGVSGAEGMRGHHGKDGVLPGVGGVGLRGVGSTGDLYGQASTLHGTEGGGAGTELGGMGGMMDRTGGAGTKYGVSGEGYGEGGIGKDGRVSGTGAGGLSGEGWLDGRDGRLGGFGVGPGVRGVDGSLYENMSGIPGEEFLGYGQSSGLSDAGTHAGDRRRQLSNLDASQLTSSDISRTRDRKGRGGSLLEEDVRESHPRFNQGLFDLHAPKGKPAVLTCSLNNDQLEGTWFKDGFKITGQDGISIEKEGPVHKLLIDEVQDSHAGKYKFEAGGVRTEASIFVEDPPNVDSALLEKLKKEPIVVKAGKNAIVKIPFEGRKPVRSTWLKDEGELLDDARISTDYSDNFTRLSISSANRKDCGDYKVKLKNESGSTEATLKLVVLDKPQPPMGPIEVVDCSTNSITIQWKPPKDDGGKPIQSYIIERQQVGRKTWVTLGKTDGSSTVFTTNKVEHDKSYYFKVRAVNAEGTSEALESDEVMAATKAFPGPPAPPKIVSTSKGAVTLSWAAPHKTGNSRILGYRIEKCKKGSNSWTPVTDVPITDRKYTVTDLKEGLLYEFRVAAINAAGAGDVSAPSEAAFARDPMKPPGAVRDLKVISTDYCSISLSWTKPEAEEESHAKGYIIEMRHTDTLKWTQCNSLPIPITTYTVRGLKAREMYFLRVRAVNDGGFGEPVELDTCVQAVPPTVPPKLLVKDTTKSFMIVKAGDAIRVRIPFEASPPLEVVWLKDGLTLPAKATIATREGLSQLIIPGADFSDSGHYSITLQTERGNKETFSFLVQVLDVPESPGPIQLIEKVPDTVTLIWEPSPTEKREGTLNYMVMRRDSYKGSWQLVSDLIYTNKCTVSNFVPGREYYFRVQAKNCMGISEPSETVQPWIIHREKGKFAVRSPKYKGVNQSQPPRFLVPLKPHVVTLGFDCHMSCAVTGYPVPQVMWYKDGKNISQDPTFFSKNDFGVCSLVILGVTASDGGQYKVVAINELGQAVSKAEVTIKEPAF